Proteins encoded in a region of the Xiphophorus couchianus chromosome 11, X_couchianus-1.0, whole genome shotgun sequence genome:
- the slc7a3a gene encoding solute carrier family 7, member 3: MARMLSNFGKTLLRRRALDFSSEETQFARCLSTLDLIALGVGSTLGAGVYVLAGEVAREKAGPAIVLCFLIAALSSMMAGLCYAEFGARVPKTGSAYLYSYVTVGEIWAFITGWNLILSYVIGTASVARAWSSTFDNLVEQKISGFFKASMEMKVPGKVLAEYPDLFALILVLLLTGLLAFGVSESALVNKIFTGINLVVLGFVIISGFVKGNVDNWNLEKGDYLDYRNSTNVTQKELTEKFGVGGFAPFGLSGVLSGAATCFYAFVGFDCIATTSEEAKNPMRSIPIGIVASLLICFFAYFGVSATLTMMMPYYQLNIDSPLPEAFSYVGWAPARYIVAVGSLCALSTSLLGSMFPMPRVIYAMAEDGLLFRILSRMNARTKTPILATIVSGIIAALMAFLFDLAALVDLMSIGTLLAYSLVAICVLILRYQPGNLNSSSQTEKLVELVEGEKVAVSGGDSGDEYGMEMEDRPLHETFTAKLLFCPSGKIPTKTSGMIVYVTTAVISVLITILCIILANGLNQLFAGHAAVVVPCIILALLCVVCIIIIWRQPQSNEALTFKVPLLPWLPLFSVFVNIYLMMQLDISTWCRFSVWMIIGFAIYFSYGIINSSEANNKSPSGKYEPALQNKSPIYKGGPDESDLEAGSSP; this comes from the exons ATGGCCAGGATGCTGTCCAACTTTGGCAAAACCCTGCTGCGCCGCCGGGCGCTGGACTTCTCCAGTGAAGAGACGCAGTTCGCCCGCTGCTTATCCACCCTGGACCTCATCGCTTTGGGGGTGGGCTCCACCCTGGGCGCTGGCGTCTACGTCCTCGCAGGCGAGGTTGCTAGAGAGAAGGCGGGACCGGCCATTGTCTTATGTTTCCTCATCGCCGCCCTGTCCTCCATGATGGCTGGCCTGTGCTACGCCGAGTTTGGCGCCCGTGTGCCCAAGACGGGCTCCGCGTACCTCTACAGCTACGTGACGGTGGGAGAAATATGGGCCTTCATAACGGGGTGGAACCTCATCCTCTCTTATGTCATTG gtACGGCCAGTGTGGCCAGGGCTTGGAGCTCGACCTTTGACAACCTGGTCGAACAAAAAATATCCGGCTTCTTTAAAGCATCCATGGAAATGAAAGTGCCTGGAAAAGTGCTAGCGGAGTATCCGGATCTGTTTGCCCTAATCCTGGTCCTGCTGCTAACCG GTCTCTTGGCCTTCGGCGTGAGCGAGTCGGCGCTGGTGAACAAAATCTTCACGGGAATCAATTTGGTGGTCCTGGGCTTCGTCATCATATCCGGCTTCGTCAAGGGAAACGTTGACAACTGGAACCTCGAGAAAGGCGACTACCTTGACTACAGGAACAGCACCAATGTCACCCAAAAGGA ACTGACAGAAAAGTTTGGTGTAGGTGGTTTTGCCCCGTTTGGCCTCAGTGGAGTCTTATCTGGCGCTGCCACCTGCTTCTACGCCTTTGTGGGCTTTGACTGTATTGCCACAACAA gTGAAGAAGCTAAGAACCCCATGCGGTCCATCCCCATCGGCATCGTGGCCTCGCTGCTCATCTGTTTTTTCGCCTACTTTGGCGTGTCAGCAACCCTGACCATGATGATGCCGTATTACCAGTTGAACATTGACAGCCCTCTGCCCGAGGCTTTCAGCTACGTCGGCTGGGCGCCAGCCAGATACATCGTGGCCGTGGGTTCTCTCTGTGCGCTGTCCACCAG CTTACTGGGCTCCATGTTTCCCATGCCTCGGGTTATTTACGCCATGGCCGAGGACGGGCTGCTGTTCCGGATTCTGTCCCGGATGAATGCTCGCACAAAGACCCCCATCCTGGCTACCATTGTTTCTGGAATCATTGCAG CGCTGATGGCGTTCCTGTTTGATCTGGCGGCCCTGGTTGACCTCATGTCCATAGGAACGCTGCTGGCATACTCATTAGTGGCTATTTGTGTCTTAATTCTCAG GTATCAGCCAGGCAATCTGAATTCGTCCAGTCAGACGGAGAAGCTGGTGGAGCTGGTGGAAGGCGAGAAGGTGGCTGTGAGCGGCGGGGACAGCGGGGACGAGTATGGCATGGAGATGGAAGACAGACCCCTCCATGAGACATTCACTGCCAAGCTGCTCTTCTGTCCAAGTGGAAAAATCCCAACTAAGACCTCTGGGATGATAGTCTACGTTACCACAGCTGTTATTT CTGTTCTCATCACCATTCTGTGCATCATCCTGGCAAACGGTTTGAACCAGCTGTTCGCCGGACATGCAGCCGTTGTGGTGCCCTGCATCATCTTGGCTCTGCTCTGTGTCGTCTGCATTATCATCATATGGAGGCAGCCACAGAGCAATGAGGCTCTGACCTTCAAG GTCCCGCTGCTTCCATGGTTGCCCCTGTTCAGCGTTTTTGTCAACATCTACCTCATGATGCAGCTGGACATTAGTACATGGTGCCGCTTCTCGGTCTGGATGATTATCG GCTTTGCCATCTACTTCTCATACGGTATTATAAACAGCAGTGAAGCTAACAACAAGTCGCCCTCAGGCAAATACGAGCCGGCGCTGCAGAACAAAAGCCCGATTTATAAGGGTGGTCCTGATGAGAGCGACCTGGAGGCCGGCAGCAGCCCCTGA
- the LOC114153796 gene encoding ras-related protein Rab-39B-like: METIWLYQFRLIVIGDSTVGKSCLIRRFTEGRFAQVSDPTVGVDFFSRLVEIEPGKRIKLQIWDTAGQERFRSITRAYYRNSVGGLLLFDITNRRSFQNVHNWLEEARSHVQPHSIVFLLVGHKCDLEAQRQVTQHEAEKLAGAYGMRYVETSARDAINVEKAFVDLTREIFELVRSGDIQIQDGWEGVKSGFVPNMVHSSEEVTKGSRQCFC, from the exons ATGGAGACAATATGGCTTTACCAGTTCCGTCTGATCGTCATCGGAGACTCCACAGTGGGCAAGTCATGTCTGATCCGGAGGTTCACAGAGGGCCGCTTCGCCCAGGTGTCAGACCCCACTGTGGGCGTGGATTTCTTCTCTCGCCTGGTGGAGATCGAGCCGGGAAAAAGGATCAAACTTCAGATCTGGGACACTGCAGGACAAGAGAGGTTCAG GTCCATTACCAGAGCCTACTACCGTAACTCCGTGGGCGGCCTTTTGCTCTTTGACATCACGAACCGCCGCTCCTTCCAGAACGTCCATAACTGGCTGGAGGAGGCGCGAAGTCACGTCCAGCCACACAGCATCGTCTTCCTGCTCGTCGGCCACAAGTGTGACCTAGAGGCCCAGCGTCAGGTGACCCAGCATGAGGCGGAGAAGCTGGCAGGGGCCTATGGGATGCGTTATGTGGAGACTTCGGCACGGGATGCTATTAATGTGGAGAAG gcgTTTGTAGATTTGACAAGGGAAATATTTGAGCTGGTCCGAAGTGGGGACATCCAGATCCAAGATGGCTGGGAAGGAGTAAAAAGTGGATTTGTTCCCAACATGGTCCATTCCTCCGAAGAAGTCACCAAAGGGAGTCGGCAGTGTTTCTGCTGA